The DNA region CAGCAAAAGCCGCTCTGCTAGCAAGTTTAGCTTTTCATAGCACCGTAACAATTGATGAGGTTTACTGCGAGGGAATTTCAAAGATTTCAATTCAGGACATCAACGCAGCAAAGGCGATGAATGCCGTCATTAAACTTCTAGCTATCGCAGAAATTACGGTTAAGGATGAGATATCGGTTCGCGTGCATCCAGTGATGCTTCCTCATTCGCATCCATTGGCATCGGTACGGGATGTATTTAATGCTATCTACGTTGAATCAGAGGCGGCAGGTGAGTTAATGTTTTACGGACGTGGAGCAGGTGGAGCACCAACTGCATCGGCAATTCTGGGCGATTTAGTGGCAGTTACACGCCATCGGGCATACTCAACCGTCGGTTACGGCGAATCAGATTATGCTGATTTAGATATTGCACCAATGAGTGAGGTTAAATCCCAATTCTTTGTGCGTCTTCATGTTGCCGATATTTCAGGTGTTTTAGCTTCAATCGCGCAGACCTTTGCCAGTGAAGGTATTTCGATTCAAACCGTCCGTCAGACCGGTATTGGTAAAGATGCCGAACTTATCGTTGTTACTCATAGTGCGACAGAGGCGGCACTTACATCCTGTCTTAGTAAACTTGAATCAATGGAGATCGTTACAAAAGTTGAATCTGCTATTCGTGTTGAGGGAGCGGTTTCGTAAATGGCGATATTTAGCGGAAATAAAAAAGGCGCTCATCAGTGGCGCGGAGTAATAGAGGAGTATCGCCATCGCCTACCAGTGAGTGGAAATACTCCGGTTATCTCCTTACGCGAAGGCGGAACACCGCTCATCCACGCAGCTTTTCTTTCAGAGTTATTAGATAATAATGTTTGGATTAAGTACGAAGGATTAAATCCAACTGGATCCTTTAAAGATCGTGGAATGACAAT from Candidatus Planktophila sp. includes:
- a CDS encoding homoserine dehydrogenase — its product is MDAGLKTISIGMLGAGVVGSQVARLLQSDRQELSDRSGALLELKRVGVRSNSPREGIDASMITSDLHSIVTDPEINIVIEVMGGIEPARTLILEAIRNKKSVITANKALLATHGHELFNAADAAKVDLYYEAAVAGAIPIIRSMRESLAGDQITRVMGIVNGTTNYILTKMHEEGREFADVLKEAQALGYAEADPTADIEGFDAAAKAALLASLAFHSTVTIDEVYCEGISKISIQDINAAKAMNAVIKLLAIAEITVKDEISVRVHPVMLPHSHPLASVRDVFNAIYVESEAAGELMFYGRGAGGAPTASAILGDLVAVTRHRAYSTVGYGESDYADLDIAPMSEVKSQFFVRLHVADISGVLASIAQTFASEGISIQTVRQTGIGKDAELIVVTHSATEAALTSCLSKLESMEIVTKVESAIRVEGAVS